The Wansuia hejianensis genomic interval TCCCCCGCGATAATATGAAGATCCGAACCGCAGATGCCTGCGTACTTAATTCTCACCACCGCCTCTTCTTCTCCGCACACCGGCAGCTCATCCTCAATCAGTTCCAGCTTCCCAATTTCGGGCATTAACAAAGATTTCATACCTTTAACCATTGTCCTTTCTTGATTAAATTGTTATTTTATGGTTTTATTCTGATTCATTTTTGATGTTTTTTTGATACACCCATCTTACGCCCGCCCCGCTGAATTGTCAATACTTTTGTGTATTTCTCTGTTTTTTCTGATTTTACCATGTATTTATTGTTAATTATTCACAATAACCCATTTGGGATCTAATTTTGAGATGGTTAAATTATTGTTCTATTTTGGTTAATTTCTTCTTGCCAACATCTGACATTTATGATACTATGACCATATCAGTAAAAGAAATTCAACCATGAGTATTGGATCTGCGAGGTATAAGCATGAAACTCGAACGTGTACATAATATTGCTGACTATATCAGCAAACAGCAATTTGTCACCATACCTGAGCTGTGTGAAAAATTTCAGGTTTCCATCAATACCGTGAGACGTGATTTAACAATTCTGGAAGAAGAGGGGAAGATAGAGAAAATATACGGCGGGGCCAGATTGGCCGAGGAAAAGGATGAAAATACAACCGCACCGCCAAAAAATATGCTTCGTCCCTTCCTGGAACGGACGGTAAAAAATCCGGCCGCCAAGGAGGCGATCGCCAAAGCCGCCGCCAGGCTGATCAGCGAAGGGGACACAATCTATATAGATACCGGCACCTCAACGACTCCTCTGTTGAATTATATTACTTCGCTGAAACACCTGAATATCATTACAAACAGTGTAAAAGTCATGAACCAGTGTCTGGGCCTGCCCCAGTTCAACACGATCTGCCTGCCGGGTGTGATGAAGCACGCCACCGCCTCTGTCATCGGAGACCAGTGCCTGAAGGCGATCGACCTGTACCATATTGACAAGGCTTTCATGGCATGCTCCGCTTTTTCACTGCAGTTAGGAGCCAGCAATTCTTCGGTTGAGGAATACACCATCAAGCAGAAGATCTTATCCCGTTCGTCCAAGCATTATCTGCTGGTGGATCACACAAAGTTTGACTGCTCTTCCCTTATGGTATTCGCGCAGCCCAATGAATTTGACTGCATCATAACTGACGAGAAGCCGCCTTTGAAATATCAGGAATATTTTGAAAGAAACGAGATACAGTATATTCTTTGTGGAACAGCGTGAGCTGTTCTCTGAGCCGTACTGTGAATAAAGAAAAACAGCGTGGCAATGAATTTTTTTCATTACACACGCTGTTTTGGTAAAGTTACATTTTCTTCAGCCGGTTGACCGTATCATACATAATGGACAAGCATTTCTGAAATTCTGCCTCTGTGACAGTATAGAAATCATCACCCGGATATTTCGCAACATAATAAAAATCAGTCGGATATGCCAGCCCAACTGTATCCAATTCCAGCTCCGGATTCAGATCGTTCAGTTTGGAGGCTATCTTCTTCATATTACGTTTTCTCATCAAATCCGAGACATCCTCTTCCACAGCTAGGCGATCCAGATATCCTTTCAGGTATTTTTCAGTGACCTGCTGGGCCTGCACGGCCAGCTGGTTATAGAAGCTGCTTCCCGTTTTCAGAACAGATTCCAAATATTCCAAATCATTTTCAGCAATATCCAGATACGTATTACGAATCATCCCTGGACCTCCAATATCAATATTTTATCCCGTTCCAGGACCGTATCAAAGACTGATGCTCCTGTGACCGTTTCCTCATTCTTATATACCACATCTGTCCTCACGCCCTGAACCGGTTCGTCCAGCGTCCAGCGGATATCAGCCGCAAGCTCACGGTCCTTCAGCCTGTGCTCTGTGCAGACTAAAAGATCCACATCGCTGCTGCTGCGCACCTCTCCTCGGGCACAGCTGCCAAAAAGATAGACTTTTTTCAGGTCCGGAAGACCGGAGTCCAGTAAATACTGCAGATCAGATTCTATCTTCTCCACGAACCGTTTGGGAAGATGTTGATAATTTTCTCTGTACTTCACCACTTTTTTCACTGAAAAACTCCTCCCGGCACATAGCCCAGGCCCGTCAGGCGTCTACAAACAGAAATGCCCGCTTATCCCTGACTTCCACGTTAATATTAACCTTTTCCCCGCGAAACGCAAATTCATTCAAAATAAACGGAACCCCATTGCTGGTCTTATGCACGTCAGACACAATCAAAAGCGGATGCCATTTCCCCACCTTCAGCAGCTTGCAGTCCGAGTCTGTGGGGAAGTCCGTCTTAATATTCTCAACAATAGAATCGGTACTATAGCCACAATATTTCAGCAATTCAAACAGAGAAGAGCTTTCCAGATTTTCCTTCGTCACAAATTTTGCCGCCTCCGGCAGGATAAATGCCTTATGGATACACGTAGGCTCTCCTTCTACATAGGTCAGCCGGTACACATACAATAATTCCGCCACATTCTCCGGAAGACAGAGCATCTCCCGCAGATACGCAGTCGTCTTTATATTTTCGCAGGATATGATATCCATGTGATACTGATACCCTTTTTCTTCGATCTGCTCCCGGAAGCTCTGTATTCTGTTGGTACTCACATCCAGCTTAATCGGGGACACAAACGTCCCCTTCCCCTGCACACGGTAAAGCAGGCCGTCATTGACAAGGTGATTGACGACCGCCCTCACCGT includes:
- a CDS encoding GntR family transcriptional regulator, whose product is MLDKTSAIPLHEQLDKILRSDLKNHKWGPDQKIPSENELAQLYGLSRMTVRAVVNHLVNDGLLYRVQGKGTFVSPIKLDVSTNRIQSFREQIEEKGYQYHMDIISCENIKTTAYLREMLCLPENVAELLYVYRLTYVEGEPTCIHKAFILPEAAKFVTKENLESSSLFELLKYCGYSTDSIVENIKTDFPTDSDCKLLKVGKWHPLLIVSDVHKTSNGVPFILNEFAFRGEKVNINVEVRDKRAFLFVDA
- a CDS encoding DeoR/GlpR family DNA-binding transcription regulator encodes the protein MKLERVHNIADYISKQQFVTIPELCEKFQVSINTVRRDLTILEEEGKIEKIYGGARLAEEKDENTTAPPKNMLRPFLERTVKNPAAKEAIAKAAARLISEGDTIYIDTGTSTTPLLNYITSLKHLNIITNSVKVMNQCLGLPQFNTICLPGVMKHATASVIGDQCLKAIDLYHIDKAFMACSAFSLQLGASNSSVEEYTIKQKILSRSSKHYLLVDHTKFDCSSLMVFAQPNEFDCIITDEKPPLKYQEYFERNEIQYILCGTA
- a CDS encoding nucleotidyltransferase domain-containing protein codes for the protein MKKVVKYRENYQHLPKRFVEKIESDLQYLLDSGLPDLKKVYLFGSCARGEVRSSSDVDLLVCTEHRLKDRELAADIRWTLDEPVQGVRTDVVYKNEETVTGASVFDTVLERDKILILEVQG
- a CDS encoding HEPN domain-containing protein, with the protein product MIRNTYLDIAENDLEYLESVLKTGSSFYNQLAVQAQQVTEKYLKGYLDRLAVEEDVSDLMRKRNMKKIASKLNDLNPELELDTVGLAYPTDFYYVAKYPGDDFYTVTEAEFQKCLSIMYDTVNRLKKM